A part of Triplophysa dalaica isolate WHDGS20190420 chromosome 17, ASM1584641v1, whole genome shotgun sequence genomic DNA contains:
- the tdrkh gene encoding tudor and KH domain-containing protein isoform X1, with translation MARGSKMDVDIPKPRVIVSYNPTSLFSQWSLPASSTQVMAAVRDGPWKSLSSGKKVALAAGISVGATVGYLVYRHIRNSSVPTQIKEESEISIPLDVYRSIATYQSNFLDMVNQNSGALINVLPNTGDQSSVNFLIQGSHEQVLQAQCALEKLATDCEVINDVIEVPQMAFGRIIGRGGDTLKFINRISGARVNCSRDRGQTLEEKGKVTITGTRKEVQNAKEMIMEKVLESETVRKRISQSSALRQKRKPPEVQFNKAQGAENELLKLDSKDIPSRGSDLKQDRLAVNGFVDGSDASENSLKFEEAPSPVSPLEISKFEIPSPDLSFQPDEHLEVYVSASEHPQHFWIQILGVRSLQLDKLTEEMSRFYNSDTSQEFRVETIVVGDIVAATYRDYGKWNRARVLGNLNSGSVDLYYVDFGDNGELPREHLRSMRSDFLSLPFQAIECSLAGVRPAGEVWTEAALDDFDRMTYCAEWKPLLAKLCSYSHSEVSSWPSVKLYDNNEGKALDLGEELIRLGHAVSCGNEGIGLRGEWDESRSLQKMLDDMTGASSELSMSCISLSEVASISGSVDDTIDEEFN, from the exons ATGGCCCGAGGGTCCAAAATGGATGTGGACATCCCTAAACCCCGTGTGATTGTCAGCTACAACCCCACGTCTCTGTTTTCTCA GTGGAGTTTACCGGCAAGCTCGACTCAAGTGATGGCCGCGGTGCGAGACGGCCCGTGGAAGAGCCTGAGCTCGGGGAAGAAAGTGGCTTTGGCCGCAGGCATCTCTGTGGGGGCCACGGTGGGCTACCTTGTTTACCGGCACATTCGAAACAGCAGTG TACCAACCCAAATCAAAGAAGAATCCGAAATATCTATTCCGCTTGATGTGTACCGATCTATTGCAACATACCAGAGCAACTTTCTGGACATG GTGAATCAAAATTCTGGCGCTCTGATAAACGTGCTACCCAACACTGGAGATCAGAGCTCAGTGAATTTTCTCATCCAGGGTTCTCATGAGCAGGTTCTTCAGGCACAGTGTGCTCTGGAGAAATTGGCCACGGACTGTGAGGTCATCAATGACGTCATTGAAGTGCCTCAAATGGCATTTGGGCGGATCATAG GTCGGGGCGGGGACACATTGAAATTCATTAACAGGATCTCCGGGGCCAGGGTGAACTGCTCCAGAGATCGTGGGCAGACCTTAGAGGAGAAGGGCAAGGTTACGATTACTGGCACACGCAAGGAAGTTCAAAATGCAAAG GAGATGATCATGGAGAAGGTCTTGGAGAGTGAAACTGTACGAAAGCGGATAAGTCAGTCCTCTGCACTTCGTCAGAAAAGGAAACCACCTGAGGTGCAGTTTAACAAAGCTCAAGGGGCGGAGAATGAGTTATTAAAGCTTGATAGCAAAGATATACCTTCCCGGGGGTCTGATCTTAAACAAGACAGACTTGCGGTGAACGGCTTTGTAGACGGCAGTGATGCGTCTGAAAATTCCCTCAAATTTGAGGAGGCTCCCTCTCCAGTCTCGCCTCTGGAGATCTCAAAATTTGAAA TCCCCAGTCCAGACCTGAGCTTCCAGCCCGATGAACACCTTGAGGTCTATGTATCTGCTTCTGAACATCCTCAACACTTCTGGATCCAGATTTTAGGGGTCCGATCTCTGCAGCTTGATAAATTGACGGAAGAAATGAGCCGCTTCTACAACAGTGACACCTCACAG GAATTCAGAGTGGAGACTATTGTAGTTGGAGACATAGTGGCTGCTACATACAGGGACTATGGCAAGTGGAATCGTGCTAGAGTTTTGGGAAATCTGAATTCTGGCTCGGTGGATTTGTATTATGTGGACTTTGGAGACAATGGGGAGCTACCGAGGGAACATTTACGAAGCATGAG aaGTGACTTCTTGAGCCTCCCTTTCCAAGCTATTGAATGCAGTCTAGCAGGAGTTCGTCCTGCAG GAGAGGTTTGGACGGAAGCCGCACTAGATGACTTTGATCGCATGACATACTGTGCTGAATGGAAACCTTTACTGGCTAAACTGTGCAGCTACTCTCATTCGGAGGTGTCGTCCTGGCCCAGTGTAAAACTCTACGATAACAACGAGGGCAAG GCTTTGGATCTGGGAGAGGAGCTGATTCGTCTTGGTCATGCCGTGAGCTGTGGGAATGAAGGAATTGGCTTGAGGGGAGAGTGGGATGAGTCCAGATCACTCCAGAAGATGCTG GATGACATGACAGGAGCAAGCTCAGAACTCAGTATGTCCTGCATCAGTTTGTCAG AAGTCGCCTCCATTTCTGGAAGTGTGGATGACACTATTGATGAGGAATTCAACTGA
- the tdrkh gene encoding tudor and KH domain-containing protein isoform X2, with protein sequence MAAVRDGPWKSLSSGKKVALAAGISVGATVGYLVYRHIRNSSVPTQIKEESEISIPLDVYRSIATYQSNFLDMVNQNSGALINVLPNTGDQSSVNFLIQGSHEQVLQAQCALEKLATDCEVINDVIEVPQMAFGRIIGRGGDTLKFINRISGARVNCSRDRGQTLEEKGKVTITGTRKEVQNAKEMIMEKVLESETVRKRISQSSALRQKRKPPEVQFNKAQGAENELLKLDSKDIPSRGSDLKQDRLAVNGFVDGSDASENSLKFEEAPSPVSPLEISKFEIPSPDLSFQPDEHLEVYVSASEHPQHFWIQILGVRSLQLDKLTEEMSRFYNSDTSQEFRVETIVVGDIVAATYRDYGKWNRARVLGNLNSGSVDLYYVDFGDNGELPREHLRSMRSDFLSLPFQAIECSLAGVRPAGEVWTEAALDDFDRMTYCAEWKPLLAKLCSYSHSEVSSWPSVKLYDNNEGKALDLGEELIRLGHAVSCGNEGIGLRGEWDESRSLQKMLDDMTGASSELSMSCISLSEVASISGSVDDTIDEEFN encoded by the exons ATGGCCGCGGTGCGAGACGGCCCGTGGAAGAGCCTGAGCTCGGGGAAGAAAGTGGCTTTGGCCGCAGGCATCTCTGTGGGGGCCACGGTGGGCTACCTTGTTTACCGGCACATTCGAAACAGCAGTG TACCAACCCAAATCAAAGAAGAATCCGAAATATCTATTCCGCTTGATGTGTACCGATCTATTGCAACATACCAGAGCAACTTTCTGGACATG GTGAATCAAAATTCTGGCGCTCTGATAAACGTGCTACCCAACACTGGAGATCAGAGCTCAGTGAATTTTCTCATCCAGGGTTCTCATGAGCAGGTTCTTCAGGCACAGTGTGCTCTGGAGAAATTGGCCACGGACTGTGAGGTCATCAATGACGTCATTGAAGTGCCTCAAATGGCATTTGGGCGGATCATAG GTCGGGGCGGGGACACATTGAAATTCATTAACAGGATCTCCGGGGCCAGGGTGAACTGCTCCAGAGATCGTGGGCAGACCTTAGAGGAGAAGGGCAAGGTTACGATTACTGGCACACGCAAGGAAGTTCAAAATGCAAAG GAGATGATCATGGAGAAGGTCTTGGAGAGTGAAACTGTACGAAAGCGGATAAGTCAGTCCTCTGCACTTCGTCAGAAAAGGAAACCACCTGAGGTGCAGTTTAACAAAGCTCAAGGGGCGGAGAATGAGTTATTAAAGCTTGATAGCAAAGATATACCTTCCCGGGGGTCTGATCTTAAACAAGACAGACTTGCGGTGAACGGCTTTGTAGACGGCAGTGATGCGTCTGAAAATTCCCTCAAATTTGAGGAGGCTCCCTCTCCAGTCTCGCCTCTGGAGATCTCAAAATTTGAAA TCCCCAGTCCAGACCTGAGCTTCCAGCCCGATGAACACCTTGAGGTCTATGTATCTGCTTCTGAACATCCTCAACACTTCTGGATCCAGATTTTAGGGGTCCGATCTCTGCAGCTTGATAAATTGACGGAAGAAATGAGCCGCTTCTACAACAGTGACACCTCACAG GAATTCAGAGTGGAGACTATTGTAGTTGGAGACATAGTGGCTGCTACATACAGGGACTATGGCAAGTGGAATCGTGCTAGAGTTTTGGGAAATCTGAATTCTGGCTCGGTGGATTTGTATTATGTGGACTTTGGAGACAATGGGGAGCTACCGAGGGAACATTTACGAAGCATGAG aaGTGACTTCTTGAGCCTCCCTTTCCAAGCTATTGAATGCAGTCTAGCAGGAGTTCGTCCTGCAG GAGAGGTTTGGACGGAAGCCGCACTAGATGACTTTGATCGCATGACATACTGTGCTGAATGGAAACCTTTACTGGCTAAACTGTGCAGCTACTCTCATTCGGAGGTGTCGTCCTGGCCCAGTGTAAAACTCTACGATAACAACGAGGGCAAG GCTTTGGATCTGGGAGAGGAGCTGATTCGTCTTGGTCATGCCGTGAGCTGTGGGAATGAAGGAATTGGCTTGAGGGGAGAGTGGGATGAGTCCAGATCACTCCAGAAGATGCTG GATGACATGACAGGAGCAAGCTCAGAACTCAGTATGTCCTGCATCAGTTTGTCAG AAGTCGCCTCCATTTCTGGAAGTGTGGATGACACTATTGATGAGGAATTCAACTGA
- the mbtd1 gene encoding MBT domain-containing protein 1 isoform X1 produces MENPRDMAEHTPRSERKRRDSFGMFDGYDSCSEDSSSSSSSEDSEDEVPSIPASLPIIKNNGQVYTYPDGKAGMATCEMCGMVGVRDAFYSKTKRFCSVSCSRSYSSNSKKASILARLQGKPPTKKSKILQKQPLMAKLAAYAQYQANQQNQAKSKSVVPVEGFDWGQYVCSNNLVGAPVSSFKHVPMGLCWGDIAEGVRVEVLNSDTNLSTKVYWVAEIIKLAGFKALLRYEGFDNDTSRDFWCNLCIPEIHPVGWCASSGKPLVPPKSIQHKYSNWKAFLVKRLTGAKTLPADFATKVHENMQYPFKKLMRVEVVDKTHLCRTRVALVEQVIGGRLRLVYEESQDGTDDFWCHMFSPLIHSIGWSRSIGHRFKRSEVSKKMEGQMDAPSQLFIKVKDVDQNGDWFKDGMKLEAIDPLNLSAICVATVRKVLADGYLMIGIDGSEAADGSDWFCYHSTSPSIFPVGFCEINSIDFTPPRGYTKLPFKWFDYLREVGAVAAPVKLFNKEVPNHGFRPGMKLEAVDLMEPRLVCVATVTRIVHRLLRIHFDGWEDEYDQWVDCESPDLYPIGWCQLTGYQLQPPAAQTIRETPPNVSKQKKKAAQYKGQKKKRKIPVGRRPIGLGGPLRRRSFSGDEEQTPPHYLSHYSGSGRPPASGVEHDHALNSEASLQLKEETPEIDEFTFSQGISDQESNGSGSYYIRQEP; encoded by the exons ATGGAAAATCCAAGAGATATG GCTGAGCACACTCCCCGCTCAGAACGGAAGAGGAGAGATTCGTTTGGGATGTTTGATGGGTATGACAGCTGCAGTGAAGACAGCAGTAGCAGCTCGAGCTCAGAGGACAGTGAGGATGAGGTGCCGAGCATCCCCGCCAGCTTGCCTATCATCAAAAACAACGGCCAGGTGTACACCTATCCTGATGGAAAAGCAGGAATGG CGACCTGTGAGATGTGTGGTATGGTTGGTGTTCGGGATGCTTTCTACTCTAAAACAAAGAGATTCTGCAGTGTGTCCTGCTCTAGAAGCTATTCCTCCAATTCTAAAAAGGCCAGTATACTGGCGAGACTTCAG GGTAAACCACCAACTAAAAAGTCAAAGATCTTACAGAAACAGCCATTAATGGCAAAGTTGGCAGCTTATGCACAGTATCAAGCAAATCAACAGAACCAAGCTAAATCAAAATCAG TGGTTCCTGTTGAAGGCTTTGACTGGGGTCAATACGTCTGTAGCAATAATCTGGTTGGGGCACCAGTCAGCAGTTTTAAACAT GTGCCCATGGGTTTGTGCTGGGGTGACATCGCTGAGGGAGTGAGGGTGGAGGTCCTGAACTCAGACACAAACCTCTCCACAAAAGTTTACTGGGTAGCAGAGATTATAAAACTGGCAG GCTTTAAAGCTCTCCTCCGTTATGAGGGTTTTGATAACGACACAAGCAGAGACTTCTGGTGTAATCTGTGTATCCCAGAAATCCACCCTGTTGGATGGTGTGCTTCTAGTGGAAAACCACTGGTTCCTCCTAAAT CCATCCAACACAAGTATTCAAACTGGAAGGCCTTTCTTGTGAAACGACTCACTGGAGCCAAAACCCTTCCAGCGGATTTTGCCACAAAG GTGCATGAGAACATGCAGTACCCGTTTAAGAAACTAATGCGTGTGGAAGTGGTGGATAAGACCCACCTGTGCCGGACACGTGTGGCCCTGGTGGAACAGGTGATCGGTGGGCGTCTGCGTCTGGTCTACGAGGAGAGTCAAGATGGCACTGATGACTTTTGGTGTCACATGTTCAGTCCACTCATCCACTCCATCGGCTGGTCCCGAAGCATCGGACACCGTTTTAAAAGATCTG aagTGTCGAAGAAAATGGAGGGACAGATGGATGCTCCTTCACAGTTGTTTATTAAG GTGAAGGATGTAGACCAGAACGGTGATTGGTTCAAAGACGGGATGAAGTTAGAGGCGATAGACCCTCTCAATCTTTCAGCTATATGTGTTGCTACTGTACGAAAG GTATTGGCAGACGGGTACCTTATGATTGGGATTGATGGGTCTGAGGCTGCAGATGGCTCAGACTGGTTCTGCTACCACTCCACCTCACCCTCCATCTTTCCTGTCGGCTTCTGTGAAATCAACAGCATCGATTTCACGCCCCCAAGAG GGTACACCAAGCTCCCTTTCAAATGGTTCGACTACCTCAGAGAAGTGGGTGCAGTTGCAGCCCCTGTGAAGCTCTTTAACAAA GAAGTGCCGAATCACGGTTTCCGCCCAGGGATGAAACTGGAGGCAGTGGACCTGATGGAGCCGCGACTGGTGTGTGTTGCCACGGTAACCAGGATCGTCCACAGACTCCTGCGCATTCACTTTGATGGCTGGGAGGATGAGTACGATCAGTGGGTGGACTGTGAGTCTCCAGATCTTTACCCGATTGGCTGGTGCCAACTGACCGGATATCAGCTACAGCCCCCCGCCGCACAGA CCATAAGAGAAACACCACCGAATGTctcaaaacagaaaaagaaggCTGCACAGTATAAGGGACAAAAGAAAA AGAGGAAGATTCCAGTTGGGAGGAGGCCGATCGGTTTGGGTGGGCCTCTGAGGAGGAGGAGCTTCTCGGGTGATGAAGAGCAGACTCCGCCCCATTACCTGTCCCACTACTCTGGGTCCGGGCGACCTCCCGCTTCAGGTGTAGAGCATGATCACGCACTCAACTCAG AAGCCTCACTGCAGTTAAAAGAGGAGACTCCAGAGATCGATGAGTTCACCTTCTCACAGGGCATCTCAGACCAGGAAAGCAACGGCTCAGGCAGTTATTACATCCGACAGGAGCCCTGA
- the mbtd1 gene encoding MBT domain-containing protein 1 isoform X2 has translation MENPRDMAEHTPRSERKRRDSFGMFDGYDSCSEDSSSSSSSEDSEDEVPSIPASLPIIKNNGQVYTYPDGKAGMATCEMCGMVGVRDAFYSKTKRFCSVSCSRSYSSNSKKASILARLQGKPPTKKSKILQKQPLMAKLAAYAQYQANQQNQAKSKSVVPVEGFDWGQYVCSNNLVGAPVSSFKHVPMGLCWGDIAEGVRVEVLNSDTNLSTKVYWVAEIIKLAGFKALLRYEGFDNDTSRDFWCNLCIPEIHPVGWCASSGKPLVPPKSIQHKYSNWKAFLVKRLTGAKTLPADFATKVHENMQYPFKKLMRVEVVDKTHLCRTRVALVEQVIGGRLRLVYEESQDGTDDFWCHMFSPLIHSIGWSRSIGHRFKRSEVSKKMEGQMDAPSQLFIKVKDVDQNGDWFKDGMKLEAIDPLNLSAICVATVRKVLADGYLMIGIDGSEAADGSDWFCYHSTSPSIFPVGFCEINSIDFTPPRGYTKLPFKWFDYLREVGAVAAPVKLFNKEVPNHGFRPGMKLEAVDLMEPRLVCVATVTRIVHRLLRIHFDGWEDEYDQWVDCESPDLYPIGWCQLTGYQLQPPAAQTIRETPPNVSKQKKKAAQYKGQKKKASLQLKEETPEIDEFTFSQGISDQESNGSGSYYIRQEP, from the exons ATGGAAAATCCAAGAGATATG GCTGAGCACACTCCCCGCTCAGAACGGAAGAGGAGAGATTCGTTTGGGATGTTTGATGGGTATGACAGCTGCAGTGAAGACAGCAGTAGCAGCTCGAGCTCAGAGGACAGTGAGGATGAGGTGCCGAGCATCCCCGCCAGCTTGCCTATCATCAAAAACAACGGCCAGGTGTACACCTATCCTGATGGAAAAGCAGGAATGG CGACCTGTGAGATGTGTGGTATGGTTGGTGTTCGGGATGCTTTCTACTCTAAAACAAAGAGATTCTGCAGTGTGTCCTGCTCTAGAAGCTATTCCTCCAATTCTAAAAAGGCCAGTATACTGGCGAGACTTCAG GGTAAACCACCAACTAAAAAGTCAAAGATCTTACAGAAACAGCCATTAATGGCAAAGTTGGCAGCTTATGCACAGTATCAAGCAAATCAACAGAACCAAGCTAAATCAAAATCAG TGGTTCCTGTTGAAGGCTTTGACTGGGGTCAATACGTCTGTAGCAATAATCTGGTTGGGGCACCAGTCAGCAGTTTTAAACAT GTGCCCATGGGTTTGTGCTGGGGTGACATCGCTGAGGGAGTGAGGGTGGAGGTCCTGAACTCAGACACAAACCTCTCCACAAAAGTTTACTGGGTAGCAGAGATTATAAAACTGGCAG GCTTTAAAGCTCTCCTCCGTTATGAGGGTTTTGATAACGACACAAGCAGAGACTTCTGGTGTAATCTGTGTATCCCAGAAATCCACCCTGTTGGATGGTGTGCTTCTAGTGGAAAACCACTGGTTCCTCCTAAAT CCATCCAACACAAGTATTCAAACTGGAAGGCCTTTCTTGTGAAACGACTCACTGGAGCCAAAACCCTTCCAGCGGATTTTGCCACAAAG GTGCATGAGAACATGCAGTACCCGTTTAAGAAACTAATGCGTGTGGAAGTGGTGGATAAGACCCACCTGTGCCGGACACGTGTGGCCCTGGTGGAACAGGTGATCGGTGGGCGTCTGCGTCTGGTCTACGAGGAGAGTCAAGATGGCACTGATGACTTTTGGTGTCACATGTTCAGTCCACTCATCCACTCCATCGGCTGGTCCCGAAGCATCGGACACCGTTTTAAAAGATCTG aagTGTCGAAGAAAATGGAGGGACAGATGGATGCTCCTTCACAGTTGTTTATTAAG GTGAAGGATGTAGACCAGAACGGTGATTGGTTCAAAGACGGGATGAAGTTAGAGGCGATAGACCCTCTCAATCTTTCAGCTATATGTGTTGCTACTGTACGAAAG GTATTGGCAGACGGGTACCTTATGATTGGGATTGATGGGTCTGAGGCTGCAGATGGCTCAGACTGGTTCTGCTACCACTCCACCTCACCCTCCATCTTTCCTGTCGGCTTCTGTGAAATCAACAGCATCGATTTCACGCCCCCAAGAG GGTACACCAAGCTCCCTTTCAAATGGTTCGACTACCTCAGAGAAGTGGGTGCAGTTGCAGCCCCTGTGAAGCTCTTTAACAAA GAAGTGCCGAATCACGGTTTCCGCCCAGGGATGAAACTGGAGGCAGTGGACCTGATGGAGCCGCGACTGGTGTGTGTTGCCACGGTAACCAGGATCGTCCACAGACTCCTGCGCATTCACTTTGATGGCTGGGAGGATGAGTACGATCAGTGGGTGGACTGTGAGTCTCCAGATCTTTACCCGATTGGCTGGTGCCAACTGACCGGATATCAGCTACAGCCCCCCGCCGCACAGA CCATAAGAGAAACACCACCGAATGTctcaaaacagaaaaagaaggCTGCACAGTATAAGGGACAAAAGAAAA AAGCCTCACTGCAGTTAAAAGAGGAGACTCCAGAGATCGATGAGTTCACCTTCTCACAGGGCATCTCAGACCAGGAAAGCAACGGCTCAGGCAGTTATTACATCCGACAGGAGCCCTGA